A region from the Schistocerca serialis cubense isolate TAMUIC-IGC-003099 chromosome 1, iqSchSeri2.2, whole genome shotgun sequence genome encodes:
- the LOC126457689 gene encoding uncharacterized protein LOC126457689, which translates to MQPGAAALIAVALAVAAGAVAARPAETEERPARSLYPLGPGGFLQPGGPFGGLGVGGGGGNGFSNSGSHSESQASSQSGAGGHGLGPASGSYSQSSASSNSFSGSGYFPFG; encoded by the exons ATGCAGCCCGGAGCCGCAGCGCTGATCGCAGTTGCCCTGGCCGTCGCCGCCGGAGCGGTGGCCGCCAGGCCAGCTG AGACGGAGGAGAGGCCGGCGCGCAGCCTGTACCCCTTGGGACCGGGCGGCTTCCTGCAGCCCGGCGGCCCCTTCGGTGGCCTGGGGGTCGGTGGCGGCGGAGGCAACGGGTTCTCCAATTCGGGCAGCCACAGCGAGAGCCAGGCGTCCAGCCAGAGCGGCGCAGGCGGCCACGGCTTGGGCCCCGCCTCCGGCTCCTACAGCCAGTCCAGCGCCAGCTCCAACTCCTTCAGCGGCAGCGG ATATTTCCCGTTTGGTTAA